From Geomonas agri, one genomic window encodes:
- a CDS encoding Ig-like domain-containing protein has translation MEVFGRTGLFSTSVLFLLLLLSTPCTCLATSVTLAWDPSPDADLAGYRIYYQANSSAVPFQGTGALQGSAPVDGGNVTVASISGLDPANSYYFAVTAYNSSGQESVYSNVVQIPETLPPLVSITSPADNTSVASTLAISAAATDNVGVAKVQFLVNDTPVYETSAAPYTYIWNAASLPPGSYAIAARAVDLSGNAALSAPVHVSVAGDVTSPTVSLAVPPSDAKVAGTINVSASASDNVGVTRLELSIDGTLLLSSNLSPVSYIWNTVNVANGSHLVSARGYDAAGNSSVASATVVVDNGTSQTASTSPSTTTSTGAVPLTLADAQLALQIASGQQAPTAEQLQRLDLAPYLNGQSVPNGKVDTGDVVVILAKLTGNL, from the coding sequence ATGGAAGTGTTTGGAAGGACTGGATTGTTCTCCACGTCGGTACTGTTTTTGTTGTTGCTGTTGTCTACTCCTTGCACCTGCCTCGCCACCAGCGTCACGCTCGCCTGGGATCCCAGCCCGGACGCCGATCTCGCGGGATACCGCATCTACTACCAAGCCAACAGCAGTGCTGTACCGTTCCAAGGAACGGGAGCCCTCCAGGGAAGCGCTCCCGTCGACGGCGGCAACGTCACCGTGGCGAGTATCAGCGGCCTCGATCCTGCCAACTCCTACTACTTTGCGGTGACTGCCTATAACTCGAGCGGACAGGAGAGCGTTTACTCCAACGTTGTCCAGATCCCTGAAACACTGCCCCCCCTGGTCAGCATTACCTCGCCCGCTGACAACACCTCCGTAGCCAGCACCCTCGCCATCAGCGCGGCCGCAACCGACAACGTCGGTGTCGCCAAGGTTCAGTTCCTGGTCAACGACACACCGGTCTACGAGACCAGCGCCGCTCCCTATACCTATATTTGGAACGCGGCTTCTCTCCCTCCGGGGAGCTACGCCATCGCCGCCAGGGCCGTGGACCTCTCCGGCAATGCGGCGCTCTCAGCGCCTGTGCACGTTTCCGTGGCGGGCGACGTCACCTCGCCCACCGTTTCCCTGGCGGTGCCGCCCTCGGATGCCAAGGTAGCCGGAACCATCAACGTTTCGGCAAGCGCCAGCGACAACGTCGGCGTCACCAGGCTCGAACTCTCCATCGACGGCACCCTGCTGTTGAGCAGTAACCTGAGCCCGGTGAGCTATATCTGGAACACCGTCAACGTAGCCAACGGCAGCCACCTCGTCAGCGCGAGGGGCTACGATGCCGCCGGAAACAGCAGCGTCGCCTCGGCCACCGTCGTCGTCGACAATGGCACCAGCCAGACCGCCTCCACATCCCCTTCGACCACAACCTCAACCGGTGCGGTGCCGCTCACGCTGGCAGACGCGCAACTGGCACTGCAGATCGCCTCCGGTCAGCAGGCACCAACCGCCGAGCAGTTGCAGCGCCTGGACCTGGCGCCTTACCTAAATGGCCAGTCGGTGCCTAACGGCAAGGTTGACACCGGCGATGTAGTCGTCATCCTCGCCAAGTTGACCGGCAATCTGTAA
- a CDS encoding Ig-like domain-containing protein, protein MKIKHVLVGASLLLSFPCAAFPSTVSLQWDPSTDPDLAGYRVYYQANSSAQPFAGSGAAEGAAPVNVSTGTTASISGLDPGSSYYFAVTAYNSSGAESVYSNVVQVKEMVPPVVGITTPSASATLSGTVSVGVNATDNVGVSTVELYVNGGLVGSSNATPCSFNWQTASLAPGQYTLTAKAYDAAGNVGSTEEVVYVTGDAVAPGVTITSPANSNNVSGTVTVSASATDNVGVTGFALYDNATLIFAANQSPISYNWNTVAAGNGSHTLVAIASDAAGNAGSASVTVNVANDITAPVVTIVSPSSPYLKNASLKIAASAQDNVAVVRMEAYLDGALILGTNSGSISATAKVGVGTHSVTVIAYDAAGNKGTSAVSVSR, encoded by the coding sequence TTGAAAATCAAGCATGTCCTGGTTGGTGCGTCGTTGCTGCTATCCTTTCCCTGCGCTGCCTTCCCTTCCACTGTGAGCCTCCAGTGGGACCCCTCCACCGACCCTGATCTTGCCGGCTACCGGGTCTATTATCAGGCCAACTCCTCAGCCCAGCCGTTTGCCGGCAGCGGAGCCGCCGAGGGCGCGGCTCCCGTCAATGTCTCCACCGGCACCACCGCTTCCATCAGCGGGCTAGACCCCGGCAGCTCCTACTATTTTGCGGTTACTGCCTACAACTCAAGCGGCGCCGAGAGCGTCTATTCCAACGTCGTCCAGGTTAAGGAGATGGTCCCCCCGGTCGTGGGGATCACCACCCCTTCCGCAAGCGCTACCCTGAGCGGCACGGTTTCCGTCGGGGTCAATGCCACCGACAACGTCGGGGTCTCCACGGTCGAGCTGTACGTGAACGGCGGGCTGGTGGGAAGCAGCAATGCCACCCCCTGTTCGTTTAACTGGCAGACCGCCTCCCTGGCCCCCGGCCAGTACACATTGACTGCCAAGGCGTACGATGCCGCGGGCAACGTCGGTTCTACCGAGGAGGTGGTCTACGTCACCGGGGATGCCGTGGCTCCCGGCGTCACCATAACGTCCCCGGCCAACAGCAATAATGTGAGCGGCACGGTTACCGTTAGCGCCAGCGCCACCGACAACGTCGGCGTGACCGGCTTTGCCCTGTACGACAATGCGACCCTCATCTTCGCCGCAAACCAGAGCCCCATCAGCTACAACTGGAACACGGTTGCCGCCGGCAACGGGAGCCACACCCTCGTCGCCATAGCATCCGACGCCGCAGGCAACGCGGGGTCTGCCAGCGTGACAGTGAACGTCGCCAACGACATCACCGCCCCGGTCGTCACTATCGTTTCGCCTTCATCACCCTATCTCAAAAACGCAAGCCTGAAGATCGCGGCTTCCGCTCAGGACAACGTGGCCGTTGTCCGGATGGAAGCCTACCTGGATGGTGCCCTCATCCTGGGAACCAACTCCGGATCCATCAGCGCTACGGCGAAGGTGGGCGTCGGGACTCACTCGGTGACCGTCATCGCATACGATGCCGCGGGAAACAAGGGGACCAGTGCGGTAAGCGTGTCCCGGTAG
- a CDS encoding acyl carrier protein: MSEEREQIRSYIVDNFLFGDDRDLEDTTSFLESGIVDSTGILELVSFLENCFGIRVEDEELVPENLDSVHRLVGFLARKRQG, from the coding sequence ATGAGCGAGGAGCGCGAACAGATCAGGTCCTATATCGTGGACAACTTCCTTTTCGGCGACGACAGGGACCTCGAGGATACCACCTCCTTCCTCGAATCGGGCATCGTCGACTCGACCGGTATCCTCGAACTGGTGTCCTTCCTGGAAAACTGCTTCGGCATCAGGGTGGAGGACGAGGAACTCGTCCCGGAAAACCTGGACTCCGTGCATCGCCTGGTGGGCTTTTTGGCCCGGAAGCGACAGGGATGA
- the prsR gene encoding PEP-CTERM-box response regulator transcription factor — protein MRKLLIVDDNEDIRQQLKWGLNQEYQVLLAGDAREALSLFRNERPAVVVLDLGLPPYPDSSVEGFRCLDEMLGVNPVTKVIMLTGNNERENALKAMRMGAFDFYAKPPVLAELKVMIGRAFHIANIEEQNSTLAAGGEVDDQWGMVGKCAEMQAVYTTIRKVATSNAPILIVGESGTGKELVAAAIHEASQRRKGPLVAINCGAIPENLLESELFGHEKGAFTGAHTAVRGKLQYAHKGTLFLDEIGELPVNLQVKLLRFLQEGTIQRVGGREEIPIDARTTCATNIDIQKAIEEGRFREDLYYRIGVVTIKLPPLRERGEDVLLLAETFLRLYCKENKKKVRLSPAAVAFLKRHDWPGNVRELRNRIQRAVIMCDGSSIGPLDLGCDVEPPPVPVASNDVLSLREARERMEREMILNAIERQSGNILKAAEELGVSRPTLYDLMKKLSIHQ, from the coding sequence GTGAGAAAGCTTTTGATTGTCGACGACAACGAGGATATCAGGCAGCAGCTGAAATGGGGGTTGAACCAGGAGTACCAGGTTCTTCTGGCTGGCGACGCCAGGGAGGCGCTGTCCCTTTTCAGAAACGAGCGTCCCGCCGTGGTGGTGCTCGACCTGGGGCTGCCTCCCTATCCAGATAGCTCCGTCGAGGGGTTCCGCTGCCTTGACGAGATGCTGGGGGTGAACCCGGTGACCAAGGTGATCATGCTTACCGGCAACAACGAACGGGAAAACGCGCTGAAGGCGATGCGAATGGGCGCTTTCGATTTCTACGCCAAACCCCCGGTGCTGGCCGAGTTGAAGGTGATGATCGGGCGTGCCTTCCACATAGCCAACATAGAGGAGCAAAACAGCACCCTTGCTGCGGGTGGCGAGGTGGATGATCAGTGGGGCATGGTTGGCAAATGCGCCGAGATGCAGGCGGTCTACACCACGATCAGGAAGGTCGCCACCTCCAATGCGCCGATCCTGATCGTAGGGGAGAGCGGGACCGGCAAGGAACTTGTGGCGGCGGCCATCCACGAGGCCAGCCAGCGCCGCAAGGGGCCGCTGGTGGCCATCAACTGCGGCGCCATACCGGAGAACCTTCTGGAGAGCGAACTCTTCGGGCACGAGAAGGGGGCCTTCACCGGCGCCCATACCGCGGTGCGCGGCAAGCTGCAGTATGCCCACAAGGGGACCCTTTTCCTCGACGAGATCGGCGAGCTCCCCGTGAACCTGCAGGTGAAGCTGCTGCGCTTTCTGCAGGAAGGGACCATCCAGCGGGTCGGGGGGAGGGAGGAGATTCCCATCGATGCGCGCACCACCTGCGCCACCAACATAGACATCCAGAAGGCGATCGAGGAGGGGCGCTTCCGCGAGGACCTCTACTATCGCATCGGCGTCGTCACCATCAAGCTCCCCCCTTTGAGGGAGCGCGGCGAAGATGTGCTCCTTCTGGCCGAGACCTTCCTGCGGCTTTACTGCAAGGAGAACAAGAAGAAGGTGCGCCTGTCGCCGGCGGCGGTCGCCTTCCTGAAAAGACACGACTGGCCAGGCAACGTGCGTGAATTGAGGAACCGGATCCAGCGGGCCGTTATCATGTGCGACGGCTCCAGCATCGGCCCCCTCGACCTTGGGTGCGATGTAGAGCCTCCGCCGGTGCCGGTCGCCAGCAATGACGTCTTGTCCCTCAGGGAAGCACGCGAGCGGATGGAACGGGAGATGATTCTGAACGCCATCGAGCGGCAGTCCGGCAACATCCTGAAGGCCGCAGAGGAGCTGGGCGTCAGCCGCCCCACGCTGTACGACCTGATGAAAAAGCTCTCCATCCACCAGTAG
- the nadE gene encoding NAD(+) synthase, with amino-acid sequence MSRFSASALDIDCECEAQRITAGIRTILRDTLKRRGLLVALSGGIDSSVTAALAVRAIGRDRVYGLEMPELHSAQETPQLSAALIRHLGIGSQRIDISPVLEAAGCYAAYDAALRKVIPGYGEGWRSKIVISGVFDSKGFRLHYIVARAPDGTILKERLPLGPYLEIVAATNCKQRTRKMLEYYHADRLNYAVAGTPNRLEYDQGFFVKLGDGAADLKPIAHLYKSQVFQMAEYLGIPEEIRSRAPTTDTYSLPQGQEEFYFSLPYRTMDLCLCAKNRGVSPEDAAAACGLTPDQVRKVYQDIDIKRSTTRYLHLAGLTVVEIPEVPARPGVPSERFSI; translated from the coding sequence ATGAGCCGTTTCAGCGCATCGGCGCTTGACATCGACTGCGAGTGCGAGGCCCAGAGGATCACGGCGGGGATACGAACAATCCTGCGGGACACCCTAAAGCGCAGGGGGCTTCTGGTCGCCCTTTCCGGAGGGATCGACAGCAGCGTCACCGCGGCGCTGGCGGTCAGAGCCATAGGGAGGGACCGGGTCTATGGCCTGGAGATGCCGGAGCTCCATTCCGCGCAGGAAACCCCGCAGCTAAGCGCTGCCCTGATCCGGCACCTGGGCATCGGGTCGCAGAGGATCGACATCTCACCGGTCCTCGAAGCAGCCGGCTGCTATGCCGCCTACGACGCCGCGCTAAGGAAGGTAATTCCCGGGTACGGGGAAGGGTGGCGGTCGAAAATCGTCATTTCGGGGGTCTTCGACAGCAAGGGATTTCGCCTCCACTACATCGTTGCCCGGGCCCCGGACGGCACCATCCTGAAAGAACGCCTGCCTCTTGGCCCCTACCTCGAGATAGTGGCCGCCACCAATTGCAAACAGAGAACCCGCAAGATGCTCGAGTATTACCACGCCGACCGTCTCAACTACGCGGTGGCCGGAACCCCGAACCGGCTCGAGTACGACCAGGGCTTCTTCGTCAAGCTTGGCGACGGCGCGGCGGACCTCAAGCCGATCGCCCACCTTTACAAGAGTCAGGTATTCCAGATGGCCGAGTACCTGGGCATCCCCGAGGAGATCCGCTCGCGGGCACCGACCACCGACACCTACTCGCTTCCCCAGGGGCAGGAAGAGTTTTATTTCTCCTTGCCGTACCGGACCATGGACCTCTGCCTATGCGCCAAGAACCGGGGGGTGTCACCGGAGGACGCCGCGGCCGCGTGCGGGCTAACGCCGGACCAGGTACGCAAGGTCTACCAGGACATAGACATCAAGCGATCGACGACCAGGTACCTGCACCTGGCAGGCCTGACCGTCGTGGAGATCCCCGAGGTCCCCGCCCGCCCGGGGGTGCCATCAGAGAGGTTCAGCATATGA
- a CDS encoding Crp/Fnr family transcriptional regulator, with translation MTCPTSQRHKHESNIISSIPFFSSLTPDEVDQVEKLFRKKNYEKEQIVLYEEDTSNYMYLIYSGKVRVVKMNDEGKEQIITIHKKNDFFGEMSLLDNKTSPATIIAHEDSVIGLLHKDDFQQHLMSNDAIRKKIIELLCSRLRESWEMIKILSFNAENAQDRVLSLLDRLGELYGVRDDRGVIIDVKMTHQQMASYASVTRETMSRVLRSLERSDVISILDSKAILLNKNFFDTRSTSKRH, from the coding sequence ATGACTTGCCCTACGTCGCAAAGACATAAGCACGAATCGAACATCATCAGCAGCATTCCCTTCTTCTCGTCCCTGACACCTGACGAGGTGGACCAGGTCGAGAAGTTGTTCAGAAAGAAGAACTACGAGAAAGAACAGATAGTGCTTTACGAGGAGGACACCTCCAACTACATGTACCTGATCTATTCAGGCAAGGTGCGGGTAGTGAAGATGAACGACGAGGGAAAAGAGCAGATCATCACCATCCACAAGAAGAACGATTTCTTCGGCGAGATGTCGCTTTTGGACAACAAGACCTCCCCGGCCACCATCATCGCCCACGAGGACTCCGTGATCGGACTGTTGCACAAGGACGATTTCCAGCAGCACCTGATGAGCAACGACGCCATCCGCAAGAAGATCATCGAGCTCTTGTGCAGCCGGCTGCGCGAATCATGGGAGATGATCAAGATCCTGAGCTTCAACGCCGAGAATGCCCAGGACCGCGTGCTGTCCCTGCTGGATCGACTGGGAGAACTGTACGGGGTCCGGGACGACCGCGGTGTCATCATCGACGTGAAGATGACCCACCAGCAGATGGCCAGCTATGCCTCGGTGACCCGCGAAACCATGAGCCGCGTGCTGCGCAGCCTGGAAAGGTCGGACGTGATCAGCATCCTGGACAGCAAGGCGATCCTACTCAACAAGAACTTCTTCGATACGCGGAGCACCAGCAAAAGACACTAA
- a CDS encoding class I adenylate-forming enzyme family protein, which produces MLIHQFLERSAARLPDKVALILGERRVSYAQLEQSANSLANWLAHCGTTAGGRVLLLVENSEEYVISYYAILKAGLVAVPMSPETRSDTLRRIMERTTPQVVIASARGAKALGEAPPCPLAAVLLTAPSFQRLQLPVAAVPFEELLRSGASPPPLSLAPGSLASIIFTSGSSGPPKGVMLSHANVVANTCSIVAFLGLTEADRQMVVLPFFYVMGKSLLNTHIAVGASLVINNTFAYPATVLTQMEEEEVTGFSGVPSTYAYLLHRSPLKAYRDRLPALRYCSQAGGHMARQVKEELLRALPPHTKLYVMYGATEASARLSYVEPERLREKIDSIGIPIPGVTMKVVDASGRELSEGETGELVAAGDNIMTGYWRDPEGTRRVLGEHGYRTGDMGYRDRDGYFYLVGRGDRQLKVGGHRIAPQEVEDALMATGLLVEAAVFGVEDPLAGHRLVAVGVPINGGTTGKEVLGRCQKWLPKFKMPGELRLVRVLPKLENGKVAFARLREEGAG; this is translated from the coding sequence ATGCTCATCCACCAGTTTCTCGAACGCTCTGCCGCACGCTTGCCCGATAAGGTGGCGCTCATCCTGGGGGAGAGAAGGGTCAGCTATGCGCAACTTGAGCAAAGCGCCAACTCCCTGGCCAACTGGCTGGCGCACTGCGGGACAACAGCGGGAGGGCGGGTGCTCCTGCTCGTTGAAAACAGCGAGGAGTACGTCATCTCGTACTACGCCATCCTCAAGGCGGGGCTGGTCGCCGTCCCGATGAGCCCGGAGACCAGGTCGGACACGCTGCGGCGCATCATGGAGCGCACCACGCCCCAAGTGGTCATCGCCTCGGCAAGGGGGGCGAAAGCCCTGGGGGAAGCCCCTCCCTGCCCGCTTGCCGCGGTGCTTCTCACAGCCCCCTCCTTTCAGCGGCTCCAGCTTCCCGTGGCGGCCGTGCCTTTTGAAGAACTCCTCCGTTCAGGGGCGTCCCCCCCGCCGCTCTCCCTCGCCCCCGGCTCCCTCGCGAGCATCATCTTCACCTCCGGCTCCTCCGGGCCACCCAAAGGTGTCATGCTGTCGCACGCGAACGTGGTGGCCAACACCTGCTCCATAGTCGCCTTTCTCGGGCTGACGGAAGCGGACCGGCAGATGGTGGTGCTCCCTTTCTTCTACGTCATGGGGAAATCTCTTTTGAACACCCACATTGCCGTTGGCGCGAGCCTCGTCATCAACAACACCTTCGCCTATCCCGCGACGGTCCTCACACAGATGGAGGAGGAAGAAGTAACCGGCTTCTCCGGGGTCCCCTCGACCTACGCCTACCTTTTGCACCGCTCTCCCCTCAAGGCATACCGGGACAGGCTCCCTGCCCTGCGCTACTGCTCCCAGGCGGGGGGGCACATGGCGCGCCAGGTAAAGGAAGAGCTGTTGCGTGCCCTGCCGCCGCACACAAAGCTCTACGTCATGTACGGGGCCACGGAGGCTTCCGCCCGGCTTTCCTACGTCGAGCCTGAACGCCTCAGGGAAAAGATCGATTCCATAGGAATTCCCATCCCGGGAGTCACCATGAAGGTAGTGGACGCTTCGGGAAGGGAGCTTTCCGAAGGAGAGACAGGGGAACTGGTGGCGGCAGGCGATAACATCATGACTGGGTACTGGAGGGACCCGGAAGGGACCAGGAGGGTTCTGGGTGAACACGGCTACCGGACGGGAGACATGGGGTACCGGGACCGCGACGGGTACTTCTACCTCGTAGGGCGGGGTGACCGACAGCTTAAAGTCGGGGGGCACCGAATCGCCCCCCAGGAGGTCGAGGACGCCCTGATGGCGACCGGTCTATTGGTCGAAGCGGCGGTTTTCGGTGTCGAGGACCCTCTCGCGGGGCACCGGCTGGTGGCGGTAGGGGTTCCCATAAACGGGGGCACCACCGGGAAGGAGGTACTGGGGAGATGCCAGAAGTGGCTTCCCAAGTTCAAGATGCCGGGAGAGCTCAGGCTGGTGCGGGTGCTGCCCAAGCTCGAAAACGGCAAGGTGGCCTTTGCCAGGCTGCGGGAGGAGGGGGCCGGGTGA
- a CDS encoding Ig-like domain-containing protein, whose product MWRLKGVLLGWIMLLTAACGGGGGGTPAGSPDVTAPSVALTAPANGTTIAGVTAVTADASDDVGVTKVEFYLNGVLQGSDSSAPYSYSWDPSTLARGSYTWTAKAYDAAGNQRQSAAVTVTVPVYATMTTVVNGTGAVGTVSLAGIPVAAPYGVNFVVTMPAGATLSAVSTSGPYAGSGLATVSGANSLILASSPVASGEIMTVTFANVPSGARSADFGITVSAVYDGNGNLIQ is encoded by the coding sequence ATGTGGAGATTGAAAGGAGTGTTGTTGGGCTGGATCATGCTGCTGACTGCCGCCTGCGGAGGCGGAGGAGGGGGGACGCCGGCCGGCTCTCCCGATGTCACTGCCCCGAGCGTCGCCCTCACCGCTCCGGCAAACGGCACCACCATAGCCGGGGTGACTGCCGTCACGGCAGACGCCAGCGACGATGTCGGGGTGACCAAGGTCGAGTTCTACCTGAACGGCGTCCTGCAGGGAAGCGATAGCTCGGCACCCTACAGCTACAGCTGGGATCCGTCGACCCTGGCCAGGGGGAGCTACACCTGGACGGCGAAGGCGTACGATGCTGCCGGCAACCAGCGCCAATCCGCCGCCGTCACGGTGACCGTCCCGGTCTACGCCACCATGACCACGGTGGTGAACGGCACCGGTGCAGTCGGTACCGTATCTCTTGCGGGGATACCCGTCGCCGCCCCGTACGGAGTGAACTTCGTAGTCACCATGCCCGCCGGTGCCACCCTGTCCGCGGTCAGCACCTCCGGTCCCTATGCCGGCAGCGGCCTGGCCACCGTCTCCGGTGCCAACAGCCTCATCCTCGCCAGCAGCCCGGTGGCGTCAGGTGAGATCATGACCGTCACCTTTGCCAACGTACCGTCCGGAGCCCGATCCGCCGATTTCGGCATCACGGTGTCAGCCGTCTATGACGGAAACGGCAATTTGATCCAATAG
- the prsK gene encoding XrtA/PEP-CTERM system histidine kinase PrsK, whose amino-acid sequence MALMVLSVFLLLVSVLRIVLLERRSGTYSCLAPPFLAIAVLQLFDFFALSGLWPEIDWKRSALFVEALLPALWLLLSVTYARELPETGLPLRSRLLVLGSLFLVLVPLLLPAASFYYAPDFPAEPVLFLADAGYRFYVAVLVLLVAALINFESTLVNASADALWRVKLDIVALGSMLAVLAFYYSSALLYRSLNMELVPLRSLLFIIASLMMLYTRSHWRGGARVKVSQAVLLKSAVVAVVSAYLIVLGVLGEGMRYFGALFPRALTLSLGFIAGILLLLLILSDRAKRELKVFLHKHFYQSKYDYRAQWLGLTERLSTFEDGDDLVKRVLLAYCEIFGVRGAALYQHQQGCGWYCVASTLELEPLHETIEDDSPILSSLRERRWVFCSSDENRGLTAKDWQFLERYGVSFVVPLFEAETLSGFIVLGEQVVPDEQYRYEDFDLMKTIARQVSVAMQHQRLSEQLTQAKAMQAVGGLATFVVHDLKNLAATISLVLENAREHIENPEFQQDMLNSLDNTTRKMHHLIGRLRNLGESELLQKRPVDLLALTENCAGMVGRTISVQGSQQVVLGDKEELQKVLLNLLLNAVEASGPEGPVAAEVGCNGTPFVRVTDQGCGMSPRFIRNDLFVPFHSSKKTGLGIGLYQSRQIVAAHGGRIEVSSVEGEGTVFTVHLPHAAEEAASVGTGAA is encoded by the coding sequence ATGGCGCTTATGGTGTTGTCCGTCTTCCTGCTACTGGTTTCCGTGCTGCGCATCGTACTGCTGGAGAGACGCAGCGGCACGTACAGCTGTCTTGCCCCGCCGTTTCTTGCCATCGCCGTCTTGCAGCTCTTCGATTTCTTTGCCCTGAGCGGCCTCTGGCCCGAAATAGACTGGAAACGAAGCGCCTTGTTCGTCGAGGCGCTTTTGCCCGCACTCTGGCTCCTCTTGAGCGTCACCTATGCACGGGAACTCCCGGAAACAGGGCTGCCGCTCAGAAGCCGCCTGCTGGTCCTGGGGAGTCTTTTCCTGGTACTGGTCCCCCTCCTGCTGCCGGCCGCCTCTTTCTACTATGCGCCTGACTTCCCTGCCGAGCCGGTGCTTTTCCTGGCAGACGCCGGTTACCGTTTCTATGTCGCTGTCCTTGTCCTCTTGGTGGCGGCTCTTATCAACTTCGAGTCTACTCTGGTAAATGCTTCAGCCGACGCCCTGTGGCGCGTGAAACTCGATATCGTCGCGCTGGGCTCCATGCTCGCCGTGCTCGCCTTTTACTACTCGAGCGCCCTCTTGTACCGCTCCCTCAACATGGAGCTTGTTCCGCTGCGTTCCCTGCTTTTTATCATTGCCTCGCTTATGATGCTCTATACCCGGTCGCACTGGCGTGGCGGTGCGCGGGTAAAGGTTTCCCAGGCGGTACTGCTGAAGTCGGCGGTAGTGGCGGTGGTCTCCGCCTATCTGATTGTGCTGGGGGTGTTGGGGGAGGGGATGCGGTACTTCGGGGCGCTGTTTCCCCGCGCGCTTACCCTGTCTCTGGGATTCATCGCGGGGATACTGTTGCTGCTGCTGATTCTCTCGGACCGGGCCAAGCGGGAATTAAAGGTCTTCCTGCACAAGCACTTCTACCAGAGCAAGTACGACTACCGGGCACAGTGGCTGGGGCTTACGGAAAGGCTTTCCACGTTTGAAGACGGGGACGACCTGGTAAAGAGGGTGCTCCTCGCTTACTGCGAGATCTTCGGGGTGCGGGGCGCGGCACTGTACCAGCACCAGCAGGGATGCGGCTGGTACTGCGTTGCGTCGACCCTTGAGCTTGAGCCGCTGCACGAGACCATCGAGGATGACAGCCCGATCCTTTCGTCGCTGCGGGAGCGGCGGTGGGTCTTTTGCAGCAGTGACGAGAACCGGGGGCTCACCGCCAAGGATTGGCAGTTTCTCGAACGCTATGGTGTTTCCTTCGTGGTGCCCCTGTTCGAGGCTGAAACCCTGTCCGGGTTCATCGTGCTGGGGGAGCAGGTGGTGCCCGACGAGCAGTACCGATATGAAGATTTCGACTTGATGAAGACTATCGCGCGGCAGGTGTCGGTAGCCATGCAGCACCAGCGCCTGTCCGAGCAGCTGACCCAGGCCAAGGCGATGCAGGCCGTGGGGGGGCTCGCCACCTTCGTCGTGCACGACCTGAAAAACCTCGCGGCCACCATCTCGCTTGTGCTGGAAAACGCGCGGGAGCACATCGAAAACCCGGAGTTTCAGCAGGACATGCTGAACAGCCTGGATAATACCACCAGGAAGATGCACCACCTGATCGGACGCCTACGCAACCTCGGGGAGAGCGAGCTTTTGCAGAAACGCCCCGTGGACCTGCTTGCGCTCACCGAAAATTGCGCCGGGATGGTGGGAAGGACGATTTCGGTGCAGGGGAGCCAGCAGGTCGTCCTGGGGGACAAGGAGGAGTTGCAGAAGGTCCTTTTGAACCTGCTCCTGAATGCGGTTGAGGCGTCGGGGCCCGAGGGCCCCGTTGCCGCCGAGGTGGGCTGCAACGGCACCCCCTTTGTCAGGGTGACCGACCAGGGGTGCGGCATGTCGCCCCGCTTCATAAGAAACGATCTCTTCGTGCCGTTTCACAGCTCGAAGAAAACCGGTCTGGGGATCGGACTGTACCAGTCGCGTCAGATCGTCGCGGCTCATGGCGGCAGGATAGAGGTGTCCAGCGTGGAGGGAGAGGGTACGGTTTTCACCGTCCACCTGCCGCACGCCGCGGAGGAGGCTGCCAGCGTTGGCACCGGTGCCGCTTAG